A single Gasterosteus aculeatus chromosome 2, fGasAcu3.hap1.1, whole genome shotgun sequence DNA region contains:
- the ttpal gene encoding alpha-tocopherol transfer protein-like, which produces MDDQHESIDLRSPTVDPSAAAGHSWFPGPPPPMYSCTLTPELVHKAREELQEKPEWRLRDVQALRDMILKEQPNLRTRLDDGFLLRFLRARKFDYDRALQLLLNYHAGRKAWPEVFKDLKPSTVKHVLDLGFLTVLPQPDPDGRYILSLRPGKWKPNDYPFVDNVRAIYLTLEKLIQPEETQVNGIVILADYSGVGMSQASNPGPFLAKKVVSILQDGFPIRIKAVNIINEPRIFKGIFAIIKPFLKEKMAERYILHGSDLRSLHRNVPRSVLPEEYGGTAGQLDLSPWSRVLLDCEEEFVVEFCQPDPLEGVVLPDSMLFEGRQASGQDDDAFRGLRSQLYYCY; this is translated from the exons ATGGATGATCAGCATGAGTCCATCGATCTCAGGTCTCCTACAGTGGacccatcagcagcagcagggcacaGCTGGTTCCCTGGACCTCCTCCACCCATGTATTCTTGCACCCTGACCCCTGAGCTGGTGCACAAGGCCCGCGAGGAGCTTCAGGAGAAGCCAGAGTGGCGTCTGCGGGATGTCCAAGCACTGAGAGACATGATACTTAAG GAGCAGCCCAATCTCAGGACGCGCTTGGACGACGGCTTTCTCTTGCGCTTCCTGCGGGCCAGGAAGTTTGACTACGACCgagctctgcagctgctgctcaacTACCACGCTGGCCGTAAGGCTTGGCCGGAAGTCTTCAAGGACCTGAAGCCATCCACAGTGAAACACGTCCTGGACCTGGGCTTCCTCACGGTGCTGCCACAGCCGGACCCCGACGGGAGATACATCCTCTCTCTGCGACCAG GAAAATGGAAACCCAATGATTATCCGTTTGTCGACAACGTGAGGGCCATTTATTTGACTCTGGAGAAGCTGATCCAGCCGGAGGAGACGCAGGTGAACGGTATTGTGATTTTGGCCGACTACAGCGGAGTGGGCATGTCGCAAGCTTCCAATCCAGGCCCGTTTCTAGCCAAAAAGGTTGTGAGCATCCTCCAG GATGGATTTCCAATCAGAATTAAGGCTGTTAACATAATAAACGAGCCTAGGATTTTCAAAGGAATCTTTGCTATCATTAAGCCCTTTCTGAAGGAGAAGATGGCAGAGAGG TACATCCTCCACGGCTCCGACCTGCGCTCCCTGCACCGGAACGTCCCGCGCTCCGTCCTCCCGGAGGAGTACGGCGGCACGGCGGGCCAACTGGACTTGTCTCCGTGGTCGCGGGTGCTCCTGGACTGCGAGGAGGAGTTCGTAGTGGAGTTCTGCCAGCCGGATCCACTAGAGGGGGTGGTGCTGCCGGACTCCATGCTTTTTGAAGGGCGCCAGGCCAGCGGGCAGGACGACGACGCCTTCCGGGGGCTCCGCTCCCAACTCTACTACTGTTACTGA
- the hnf4a gene encoding hepatocyte nuclear factor 4-alpha isoform X2, producing MDMADYSEALDPAYTTLEFENMQMLPLDSSPTESPNMNATGHLGAGSLCAICGDRATGKHYGASSCDGCKGFFRRSVRKNHMYSCRFNRQCIVDKDKRNQCRYCRLKKCFRAGMKKEAVQNERDRISTRRSSYEDSSLPSINALIQADVLSRQITSPAPILNGDIRAKKIAAITDVCESMKQQLLVLVEWAKYIPAFCDLPLDDQVALLRAHAGEHLLLGVAKRSMLYKDILLLGNDHIIPRNCPELEVGRVAVRILDELVLPFQELQIDDNEYACLKAIVFFDPDAKGLSDPGKIKRMRYQVQVSLEDYINDRQYDSRGRFGELLLLLPTLQSITWQMIEQIQFVKLFGMAKIDNLLQEMLLGGSANEAPHAPHSLHPHLVQEHLSTNVIVSSNIPTPIHNGQISTPESPIPSPPTASSSEHYKLAQGVIAMVPKQPTSILQPTITKQEAV from the exons ATGGACATGGCAGACTACAGCGAGGCTCTGGACCCGGCTTACACCACTCTGGAGTTCGAAAACATGCAAATGCTCCCCTTAG aCTCCTCACCGACTGAGAGCCCCAACATGAATGCTACCGGCCACCTCGGGGCCGGCAGCCTGTGCGCCATATGTGGAGACAGAGCCACCGGCAAACACTACGGGGCCTCCAGCTGTGACGGCTGCAAGGGCTTCTTCAGACGCAGCGTTCGCAAAAACCACATGTACTCGTGCAG GTTCAACAGACAATGCATCGTAGACAAAGACAAGCGAAATCAATGCAGATACTGCAGACTGAAGAAATGCTTCAGGGCCGGCATGAAGAAAGAAG ctgtgcagaatgaaagagaCAGAATCAGCACCAGGAGATCCAGCTACGAAGACAGCAGTTTACCATCCATCAACGCACTCATCCAGGCAGACGTGCTGTCGAGACAG ATCACCTCGCCGGCTCCGATACTGAACGGCGACATAAGGGCCAAAAAGATCGCCGCAATCACGGACGTGTGTGAGTCCATGAAGCAACAGCTGTTGGTCTTGGTGGAGTGGGCCAAGTACATCCCAGCCTTCTGTGACCTGCCCCTGGATGACCAG GTGGCGTTGCTGCGAGCTCATGCTGGAGAGCACCTTCTGCTTGGCGTCGCAAAGAGGTCGATGCTGTACAAAGACATCCTCCTATTAG GAAATGACCACATCATTCCCAGAAACTGCCCGGAGTTGGAGGTCGGCAGGGTGGCTGTGAGAATCCTGGATGAACTGGTTCTCCCCTTCCAGGAGCTTCAGATAGACGACAATGAATACGCCTGCTTGAAAGCCATAGTTTTCTTTGACCCAG ACGCTAAAGGTCTGAGTGACCCGGGAAAAATCAAGCGGATGCGATACCAGGTCCAGGTCAGCTTGGAAGACTACATCAATGACAGGCAGTACGACTCCCGGGGCCGCTtcggggagctgctgctgctgctgccgacgCTACAGAGCATCACCTGGCAAATGATCGAGCAGATCCAGTTTGTCAAGCTCTTTGGCATGGCAAAGATTGACAACCTGCTACAAGAAATGCTTCTTGGAG GTTCTGCCAATGAGGCTCCACATGCACCTCACTCTCTGCACCCTCACCTGGTTCAAGAGCACCTCAGCACCAATGTTATAGTGAGCAGCAACATCCCGACGCCGATCCATAACGGTCAAATCT CCACTCCCGAAAGCCCGATCCCATCTCCACCTACTGCCTCCAGCTCAGAACATTATAAACTGGCTCAGGGGGTCATAGCCATGGTGCCCAAGCAGCCGACCTCCATCCTTCAGCCTACTATTACAAAGCAGGAGGCCGTTTAA
- the hnf4a gene encoding hepatocyte nuclear factor 4-alpha isoform X4 — protein MNATGHLGAGSLCAICGDRATGKHYGASSCDGCKGFFRRSVRKNHMYSCRFNRQCIVDKDKRNQCRYCRLKKCFRAGMKKEAVQNERDRISTRRSSYEDSSLPSINALIQADVLSRQITSPAPILNGDIRAKKIAAITDVCESMKQQLLVLVEWAKYIPAFCDLPLDDQVALLRAHAGEHLLLGVAKRSMLYKDILLLGNDHIIPRNCPELEVGRVAVRILDELVLPFQELQIDDNEYACLKAIVFFDPDAKGLSDPGKIKRMRYQVQVSLEDYINDRQYDSRGRFGELLLLLPTLQSITWQMIEQIQFVKLFGMAKIDNLLQEMLLGGSANEAPHAPHSLHPHLVQEHLSTNVIVSSNIPTPIHNGQISTPESPIPSPPTASSSEHYKLAQGVIAMVPKQPTSILQPTITKQEAV, from the exons ATGAATGCTACCGGCCACCTCGGGGCCGGCAGCCTGTGCGCCATATGTGGAGACAGAGCCACCGGCAAACACTACGGGGCCTCCAGCTGTGACGGCTGCAAGGGCTTCTTCAGACGCAGCGTTCGCAAAAACCACATGTACTCGTGCAG GTTCAACAGACAATGCATCGTAGACAAAGACAAGCGAAATCAATGCAGATACTGCAGACTGAAGAAATGCTTCAGGGCCGGCATGAAGAAAGAAG ctgtgcagaatgaaagagaCAGAATCAGCACCAGGAGATCCAGCTACGAAGACAGCAGTTTACCATCCATCAACGCACTCATCCAGGCAGACGTGCTGTCGAGACAG ATCACCTCGCCGGCTCCGATACTGAACGGCGACATAAGGGCCAAAAAGATCGCCGCAATCACGGACGTGTGTGAGTCCATGAAGCAACAGCTGTTGGTCTTGGTGGAGTGGGCCAAGTACATCCCAGCCTTCTGTGACCTGCCCCTGGATGACCAG GTGGCGTTGCTGCGAGCTCATGCTGGAGAGCACCTTCTGCTTGGCGTCGCAAAGAGGTCGATGCTGTACAAAGACATCCTCCTATTAG GAAATGACCACATCATTCCCAGAAACTGCCCGGAGTTGGAGGTCGGCAGGGTGGCTGTGAGAATCCTGGATGAACTGGTTCTCCCCTTCCAGGAGCTTCAGATAGACGACAATGAATACGCCTGCTTGAAAGCCATAGTTTTCTTTGACCCAG ACGCTAAAGGTCTGAGTGACCCGGGAAAAATCAAGCGGATGCGATACCAGGTCCAGGTCAGCTTGGAAGACTACATCAATGACAGGCAGTACGACTCCCGGGGCCGCTtcggggagctgctgctgctgctgccgacgCTACAGAGCATCACCTGGCAAATGATCGAGCAGATCCAGTTTGTCAAGCTCTTTGGCATGGCAAAGATTGACAACCTGCTACAAGAAATGCTTCTTGGAG GTTCTGCCAATGAGGCTCCACATGCACCTCACTCTCTGCACCCTCACCTGGTTCAAGAGCACCTCAGCACCAATGTTATAGTGAGCAGCAACATCCCGACGCCGATCCATAACGGTCAAATCT CCACTCCCGAAAGCCCGATCCCATCTCCACCTACTGCCTCCAGCTCAGAACATTATAAACTGGCTCAGGGGGTCATAGCCATGGTGCCCAAGCAGCCGACCTCCATCCTTCAGCCTACTATTACAAAGCAGGAGGCCGTTTAA
- the hnf4a gene encoding hepatocyte nuclear factor 4-alpha isoform X3: MVNVNTPGGSSVELPFDSSPTESPNMNATGHLGAGSLCAICGDRATGKHYGASSCDGCKGFFRRSVRKNHMYSCRFNRQCIVDKDKRNQCRYCRLKKCFRAGMKKEAVQNERDRISTRRSSYEDSSLPSINALIQADVLSRQITSPAPILNGDIRAKKIAAITDVCESMKQQLLVLVEWAKYIPAFCDLPLDDQVALLRAHAGEHLLLGVAKRSMLYKDILLLGNDHIIPRNCPELEVGRVAVRILDELVLPFQELQIDDNEYACLKAIVFFDPDAKGLSDPGKIKRMRYQVQVSLEDYINDRQYDSRGRFGELLLLLPTLQSITWQMIEQIQFVKLFGMAKIDNLLQEMLLGGSANEAPHAPHSLHPHLVQEHLSTNVIVSSNIPTPIHNGQISTPESPIPSPPTASSSEHYKLAQGVIAMVPKQPTSILQPTITKQEAV; this comes from the exons aCTCCTCACCGACTGAGAGCCCCAACATGAATGCTACCGGCCACCTCGGGGCCGGCAGCCTGTGCGCCATATGTGGAGACAGAGCCACCGGCAAACACTACGGGGCCTCCAGCTGTGACGGCTGCAAGGGCTTCTTCAGACGCAGCGTTCGCAAAAACCACATGTACTCGTGCAG GTTCAACAGACAATGCATCGTAGACAAAGACAAGCGAAATCAATGCAGATACTGCAGACTGAAGAAATGCTTCAGGGCCGGCATGAAGAAAGAAG ctgtgcagaatgaaagagaCAGAATCAGCACCAGGAGATCCAGCTACGAAGACAGCAGTTTACCATCCATCAACGCACTCATCCAGGCAGACGTGCTGTCGAGACAG ATCACCTCGCCGGCTCCGATACTGAACGGCGACATAAGGGCCAAAAAGATCGCCGCAATCACGGACGTGTGTGAGTCCATGAAGCAACAGCTGTTGGTCTTGGTGGAGTGGGCCAAGTACATCCCAGCCTTCTGTGACCTGCCCCTGGATGACCAG GTGGCGTTGCTGCGAGCTCATGCTGGAGAGCACCTTCTGCTTGGCGTCGCAAAGAGGTCGATGCTGTACAAAGACATCCTCCTATTAG GAAATGACCACATCATTCCCAGAAACTGCCCGGAGTTGGAGGTCGGCAGGGTGGCTGTGAGAATCCTGGATGAACTGGTTCTCCCCTTCCAGGAGCTTCAGATAGACGACAATGAATACGCCTGCTTGAAAGCCATAGTTTTCTTTGACCCAG ACGCTAAAGGTCTGAGTGACCCGGGAAAAATCAAGCGGATGCGATACCAGGTCCAGGTCAGCTTGGAAGACTACATCAATGACAGGCAGTACGACTCCCGGGGCCGCTtcggggagctgctgctgctgctgccgacgCTACAGAGCATCACCTGGCAAATGATCGAGCAGATCCAGTTTGTCAAGCTCTTTGGCATGGCAAAGATTGACAACCTGCTACAAGAAATGCTTCTTGGAG GTTCTGCCAATGAGGCTCCACATGCACCTCACTCTCTGCACCCTCACCTGGTTCAAGAGCACCTCAGCACCAATGTTATAGTGAGCAGCAACATCCCGACGCCGATCCATAACGGTCAAATCT CCACTCCCGAAAGCCCGATCCCATCTCCACCTACTGCCTCCAGCTCAGAACATTATAAACTGGCTCAGGGGGTCATAGCCATGGTGCCCAAGCAGCCGACCTCCATCCTTCAGCCTACTATTACAAAGCAGGAGGCCGTTTAA
- the hnf4a gene encoding hepatocyte nuclear factor 4-alpha isoform X1, protein MDMADYSEALDPAYTTLEFENMQMLPLGTDSSPTESPNMNATGHLGAGSLCAICGDRATGKHYGASSCDGCKGFFRRSVRKNHMYSCRFNRQCIVDKDKRNQCRYCRLKKCFRAGMKKEAVQNERDRISTRRSSYEDSSLPSINALIQADVLSRQITSPAPILNGDIRAKKIAAITDVCESMKQQLLVLVEWAKYIPAFCDLPLDDQVALLRAHAGEHLLLGVAKRSMLYKDILLLGNDHIIPRNCPELEVGRVAVRILDELVLPFQELQIDDNEYACLKAIVFFDPDAKGLSDPGKIKRMRYQVQVSLEDYINDRQYDSRGRFGELLLLLPTLQSITWQMIEQIQFVKLFGMAKIDNLLQEMLLGGSANEAPHAPHSLHPHLVQEHLSTNVIVSSNIPTPIHNGQISTPESPIPSPPTASSSEHYKLAQGVIAMVPKQPTSILQPTITKQEAV, encoded by the exons ATGGACATGGCAGACTACAGCGAGGCTCTGGACCCGGCTTACACCACTCTGGAGTTCGAAAACATGCAAATGCTCCCCTTAGGTACAG aCTCCTCACCGACTGAGAGCCCCAACATGAATGCTACCGGCCACCTCGGGGCCGGCAGCCTGTGCGCCATATGTGGAGACAGAGCCACCGGCAAACACTACGGGGCCTCCAGCTGTGACGGCTGCAAGGGCTTCTTCAGACGCAGCGTTCGCAAAAACCACATGTACTCGTGCAG GTTCAACAGACAATGCATCGTAGACAAAGACAAGCGAAATCAATGCAGATACTGCAGACTGAAGAAATGCTTCAGGGCCGGCATGAAGAAAGAAG ctgtgcagaatgaaagagaCAGAATCAGCACCAGGAGATCCAGCTACGAAGACAGCAGTTTACCATCCATCAACGCACTCATCCAGGCAGACGTGCTGTCGAGACAG ATCACCTCGCCGGCTCCGATACTGAACGGCGACATAAGGGCCAAAAAGATCGCCGCAATCACGGACGTGTGTGAGTCCATGAAGCAACAGCTGTTGGTCTTGGTGGAGTGGGCCAAGTACATCCCAGCCTTCTGTGACCTGCCCCTGGATGACCAG GTGGCGTTGCTGCGAGCTCATGCTGGAGAGCACCTTCTGCTTGGCGTCGCAAAGAGGTCGATGCTGTACAAAGACATCCTCCTATTAG GAAATGACCACATCATTCCCAGAAACTGCCCGGAGTTGGAGGTCGGCAGGGTGGCTGTGAGAATCCTGGATGAACTGGTTCTCCCCTTCCAGGAGCTTCAGATAGACGACAATGAATACGCCTGCTTGAAAGCCATAGTTTTCTTTGACCCAG ACGCTAAAGGTCTGAGTGACCCGGGAAAAATCAAGCGGATGCGATACCAGGTCCAGGTCAGCTTGGAAGACTACATCAATGACAGGCAGTACGACTCCCGGGGCCGCTtcggggagctgctgctgctgctgccgacgCTACAGAGCATCACCTGGCAAATGATCGAGCAGATCCAGTTTGTCAAGCTCTTTGGCATGGCAAAGATTGACAACCTGCTACAAGAAATGCTTCTTGGAG GTTCTGCCAATGAGGCTCCACATGCACCTCACTCTCTGCACCCTCACCTGGTTCAAGAGCACCTCAGCACCAATGTTATAGTGAGCAGCAACATCCCGACGCCGATCCATAACGGTCAAATCT CCACTCCCGAAAGCCCGATCCCATCTCCACCTACTGCCTCCAGCTCAGAACATTATAAACTGGCTCAGGGGGTCATAGCCATGGTGCCCAAGCAGCCGACCTCCATCCTTCAGCCTACTATTACAAAGCAGGAGGCCGTTTAA
- the pkig gene encoding cAMP-dependent protein kinase inhibitor gamma, translating to MMDVETSYSDFINCDRTGRRNAVPDLAGKGEGEGAASTSELTKDLAGMDLKAAEGDPGASPAPEAEGSTSQETQGGGGPS from the exons ATGATGGACGTGGAGACGTCGTACTCGGACTTCATCAACTGTGATCGCACAGGCCGCAGGAACGCTGTACCCGACCTCGCGGGGAAAGGGGAAGGGGAAGGAGCGGCCAGCACCAGTGAACTCACCAAAGACCTGGCAGGGATGGACCTGAAGGCTGCAG AAGGAGACCCGGGGGCCTCTCCGGCCCCGGAGGCCGAGGGCTCCACCAGCCAAGAAACCCAGGGAGGTGGAGGTCCATCCTAA